A stretch of Schistocerca americana isolate TAMUIC-IGC-003095 chromosome 3, iqSchAmer2.1, whole genome shotgun sequence DNA encodes these proteins:
- the LOC124607453 gene encoding peritrophin-1-like — translation MKLLAGLLVLSVLAAVATATTPTCPEDDGATAVFYPDDTDTHGFWECSNGKAIHMECPAGLVWNANINACDWPPSRK, via the exons ATGAAAC TGTTGGCAGGCCTTCTGGTGCTGAGCGTGTTGGCCGCTGTGGCCACAGCGACCACCCCCACATGTCCCGAAGATGACGGCGCCACGGCCGTATTCTATCCAGACGACACGGACACACACGGCTTCTGGGAGTGCAGCAACGGCAAGGCTATCCACATGGAGTGCCCTGCTGGACTCGTCTGGAACGCCAATATCAACGCCTGCGACTGGCCGCCCTCGAGGAAGTAG